A part of Rhodohalobacter barkolensis genomic DNA contains:
- a CDS encoding FecR family protein, producing the protein MKKTVGLLIVIVLVVAGVYLFSTSTDESERVALVETDDEVAYVRRYVPSVTVTNVSYADSLEEVGRALISGDTLTTGNSGYAMVLFLDESIARVSPSSQMVIRSELNPERNLNIRTHVGMLLGGMFLDVESRPDREFEITTTRAVASVKGTRFGVTADDKIWVEEGEVEVTIRETGEIRSLSNKMYLQVEADGTVDSGELTDQELAELADEFQILESDLIERDMKIQFRNSAGDTVEEQIKVFEQSESSDE; encoded by the coding sequence ATGAAAAAAACAGTTGGATTATTAATCGTTATCGTACTGGTAGTTGCGGGGGTGTATCTTTTTTCAACCTCTACAGACGAAAGTGAACGTGTTGCACTGGTTGAAACGGATGATGAGGTTGCATATGTAAGAAGGTATGTCCCTTCTGTTACAGTTACCAATGTGTCGTATGCAGACTCACTGGAGGAAGTAGGCAGGGCACTGATTTCCGGAGATACATTGACTACCGGAAATAGCGGATATGCAATGGTTCTGTTTCTGGATGAATCGATCGCAAGAGTGAGTCCATCATCTCAGATGGTGATTCGAAGTGAACTCAACCCTGAAAGAAATCTGAATATACGTACTCATGTCGGAATGCTGTTGGGCGGAATGTTTCTTGATGTAGAGAGCCGTCCGGATCGTGAGTTTGAAATAACCACAACCCGGGCAGTAGCTTCTGTGAAAGGAACCCGCTTTGGTGTAACAGCAGACGATAAAATCTGGGTAGAAGAGGGAGAAGTAGAAGTAACAATACGAGAGACCGGTGAAATAAGATCACTGAGTAATAAGATGTATCTGCAAGTGGAAGCAGATGGCACCGTAGATAGCGGTGAGTTGACCGACCAAGAGCTGGCAGAGCTGGCCGATGAATTCCAAATTCTGGAGAGTGATTTGATCGAACGCGATATGAAGATTCAGTTCAGAAACAGTGCAGGAGATACTGTGGAAGAGCAAATCAAAGTGTTTGAGCAATCGGAATCATCAGACGAATAG
- a CDS encoding PhoH family protein has translation MPRTKKAKKIFVLDTSVLLYDSDAVKNFEKHDIAIPITVLEELDSFKKGNSVTNLHAREFIRYLDKISDANMIEKWIPLNGKTHGNIRVVSDEGSTEDASKVFGSVKNDHRILNAALRLREEQTDKKVVLVSKDINLRLKARALRLDAEDYETIRIKDIDHLYKGKTELQFDDNSPINDLYKKGHINHGKLEKSQPISNHYYILKNHSSSALGHYNANSKCVELIKPMSAYGVSPRNAEQTFALHAIMDPEIQLVTITGAAGTGKTLLALAGALEQRSKYRQIYLARPIVPLSNRDIGYLPGDVKSKIDPYMQPLWDNLSIIKNQYKENSAPYKKIDELVQTEKLSIEPLAYIRGRSLNNVIFIIDEAQNLTPHEIKTIITRAGENTKIIFTGDIFQIDTPYLDTQSNGLSYLVDRIHNNEIYAHINLEKGERSTLANLASKYL, from the coding sequence ATGCCACGCACAAAGAAAGCGAAAAAGATTTTTGTACTCGACACTTCTGTCCTCCTCTACGATTCAGACGCCGTTAAAAATTTTGAAAAGCACGACATAGCTATTCCGATTACGGTTCTTGAAGAGCTTGATTCATTCAAAAAAGGAAATTCCGTCACCAATCTTCATGCCCGGGAGTTTATCCGATACCTGGATAAGATTTCAGATGCCAACATGATCGAAAAGTGGATTCCCCTGAATGGGAAAACTCATGGCAACATACGTGTGGTAAGCGATGAAGGAAGCACTGAAGATGCCTCTAAAGTATTCGGTTCTGTAAAGAATGATCATCGAATTCTGAATGCAGCGCTTCGGCTCAGAGAGGAGCAAACTGACAAGAAAGTGGTTCTGGTTTCAAAGGATATCAACCTGAGGTTGAAAGCCCGGGCTCTAAGACTGGATGCTGAGGATTATGAAACCATCCGGATTAAGGATATCGATCATCTTTACAAGGGTAAAACTGAACTCCAGTTTGATGATAATTCCCCCATCAACGATTTGTATAAAAAGGGGCATATTAACCACGGAAAACTGGAGAAAAGCCAGCCAATCAGCAATCACTACTATATTTTAAAAAATCACTCCAGCTCGGCGCTGGGACACTATAACGCAAACAGTAAGTGTGTTGAGCTCATCAAACCGATGAGCGCTTATGGAGTTTCACCCAGAAACGCCGAACAGACCTTTGCACTTCACGCCATTATGGATCCGGAAATACAACTGGTTACCATCACCGGAGCGGCCGGTACCGGAAAAACCCTTCTCGCATTAGCGGGTGCACTGGAACAGCGCAGTAAATATCGGCAGATCTACCTCGCCCGACCCATTGTTCCGCTGAGTAACCGCGATATCGGATACCTGCCCGGAGATGTAAAATCTAAAATTGATCCTTATATGCAGCCTCTTTGGGACAATCTGAGCATCATTAAAAATCAGTACAAAGAGAACAGCGCCCCCTACAAAAAGATCGATGAGCTGGTTCAAACCGAAAAGCTTTCCATTGAACCGTTGGCGTATATCCGCGGACGAAGCCTGAATAACGTTATTTTCATAATTGATGAGGCTCAAAATCTGACCCCACACGAAATTAAAACCATCATTACACGCGCCGGCGAAAACACGAAGATTATTTTTACCGGAGACATTTTCCAGATCGATACGCCCTACCTGGATACACAAAGCAACGGACTATCCTACCTGGTGGATCGAATTCATAATAATGAGATCTATGCCCACATTAATCTGGAGAAAGGCGAACGGTCCACACTGGCCAACCTGGCAAGTAAATATTTATAG
- a CDS encoding DoxX family protein: MIKKLTSARLDEFVNPDVAILILRIGAAALIMTHGIPKLLRVLEGDFGFGDPIGIGPTASLILVTFAEAICAALVLLGLFTRGALIPLIINMTVVVFIAHGDDPFSDKELGLFFLISFVVLFLTGPGKYSLDKKLFGK, translated from the coding sequence ATGATTAAAAAACTTACTTCCGCCCGTCTAGATGAATTTGTAAACCCGGATGTTGCCATATTGATTCTGCGAATCGGTGCAGCCGCGCTGATTATGACACATGGGATTCCAAAACTACTTAGAGTTCTGGAGGGTGATTTTGGCTTTGGTGATCCCATTGGAATTGGTCCAACCGCATCATTGATACTTGTAACATTTGCTGAGGCAATCTGTGCGGCACTTGTTCTGTTGGGTCTTTTTACACGTGGAGCTTTAATTCCTTTGATAATCAATATGACAGTAGTGGTTTTTATTGCTCATGGAGATGATCCATTCAGTGATAAAGAGTTGGGGCTGTTTTTTCTCATCAGTTTTGTCGTTCTTTTTTTGACAGGCCCGGGGAAATATTCTCTTGATAAAAAGTTATTTGGTAAGTAG
- a CDS encoding tetratricopeptide repeat protein, with the protein MDRKRWKHTEAEFDAFIDLSDSEKQKRLETLREENPQLYKDLKQLLESADDSQNFLEEGRDQYLNNLFKDLADDSAPETEENFVPRNVGSYKLLKPIGRGGMGNVYLAERADGSFERKVAIKLVRTELNNSEVKRRFNREKQIQASLDHPSIARLYDASTDEFGVPFLVMEYVDGKPITSYSEENQLSVRQRIELFISVCHAVQYAHQNLIIHRDLKPSNILVNPDGECKLLDFGIAKLLDQDGELPELTQSGHQYFSMKYAAPEQIQNRPVNTLTDVYSLGVLLYKLLTGSLPYSITEQTTYGDFERKICEDPVPKPSSIVRESKDQFRQLQGDMDNIILKALEKSPERRYPSAETLADDLKRYLDNLPVSARPAGIIYRSRKFVQRNKMVSSFAAVLLFTIISGLYYHTTEISKERDRAELQRDLAELETAKTAKVSEFVVGLFEQSDPYSSSDNELTVGNLLAQGRERIETLDEAPLVQAEMNMVLARVHRSLAEHETAHQLSNRALAILNEQASPDSVSLANAWTMQAYTLSSLGRYGDAEKAHRKALELTNPENKPAVAERLNNLGLAAFSLGRMSESQRLLEEALDLRRAELPESAELASSLNNLALVLAAQDRREEAEPLYRDALELRRSVLGEEHPSTTYSMTNLATLLEQMNRLEEAEAGYREALRLRRIIFDDDHPAVASVLYQIGWLQSRRGQLPQARLHLEEALDIRSRVLGPDHPSTAVILNAVAVVARDMGETEQAEEWLRQALSIYRSVFGESHHDIALVIANLGQTMQVKGNSEEAERLLLQALEMNRRELGNEHRHVADNLRNLAELELEEGNADRAAEYATSAKEVLDALDLEEDHPDRQLLEDLVQQIREV; encoded by the coding sequence ATGGATAGGAAAAGGTGGAAACACACCGAAGCTGAATTCGATGCATTCATCGATCTTAGTGACAGTGAGAAGCAGAAGCGGTTAGAAACTCTAAGGGAAGAGAATCCGCAGCTCTACAAGGATTTGAAACAACTTCTGGAATCTGCTGATGACTCTCAAAACTTCCTTGAAGAGGGGCGGGATCAATATCTCAACAATCTGTTCAAGGATCTGGCAGATGATTCAGCTCCGGAAACAGAAGAAAACTTCGTGCCCCGAAATGTTGGCAGCTACAAGTTGTTGAAACCGATTGGCAGAGGCGGTATGGGTAATGTTTACCTGGCCGAGCGGGCTGATGGCTCATTTGAGCGGAAAGTAGCTATTAAGTTAGTTCGAACTGAACTCAACAACAGTGAGGTCAAAAGAAGGTTCAACCGAGAGAAACAGATCCAGGCGTCGCTTGATCACCCTTCGATTGCACGACTCTATGATGCAAGTACCGATGAATTTGGAGTCCCATTCCTGGTGATGGAATATGTGGATGGCAAACCTATCACCTCGTACTCAGAAGAAAATCAGTTATCGGTCAGGCAAAGGATTGAGTTATTTATCTCAGTTTGTCATGCCGTACAGTATGCTCATCAGAACCTGATTATACACAGGGACCTGAAACCATCAAATATCCTGGTTAATCCGGATGGTGAATGTAAGCTTCTGGATTTTGGCATTGCAAAACTGCTCGATCAAGATGGGGAGCTGCCTGAATTAACGCAATCCGGGCATCAATATTTCTCCATGAAATATGCCGCACCTGAGCAGATCCAAAATCGACCGGTTAACACACTGACCGATGTTTACTCTTTGGGAGTACTACTTTATAAACTGTTAACCGGATCGCTGCCCTATTCAATTACGGAGCAGACCACTTATGGGGACTTTGAGCGAAAAATTTGTGAAGATCCGGTACCGAAACCGAGTTCTATAGTTCGGGAGTCGAAAGATCAGTTCAGGCAGCTTCAGGGTGATATGGATAATATTATTTTGAAGGCACTTGAAAAATCGCCCGAGCGCCGATACCCTTCAGCCGAGACGTTGGCTGACGATCTGAAACGCTACCTTGATAACCTGCCGGTATCAGCTCGACCTGCAGGGATCATCTACAGATCGCGTAAATTTGTACAGCGTAATAAAATGGTCTCATCTTTTGCAGCTGTACTTCTGTTTACCATAATCTCGGGCTTATACTACCATACCACCGAAATAAGTAAAGAACGCGACCGGGCAGAGCTCCAACGCGATCTTGCCGAGCTTGAAACTGCTAAAACAGCAAAGGTCAGTGAGTTTGTGGTGGGACTTTTTGAACAGTCCGACCCTTATTCAAGCAGCGATAATGAACTTACCGTAGGCAACCTTCTGGCTCAGGGACGGGAGAGGATTGAAACACTGGATGAAGCACCTTTGGTTCAGGCCGAGATGAATATGGTTTTAGCCCGGGTTCACCGTTCACTTGCCGAGCATGAAACTGCTCATCAACTTTCGAATCGAGCCCTGGCAATTCTGAATGAACAGGCATCCCCTGATTCAGTCAGCCTTGCCAATGCCTGGACAATGCAAGCCTACACCCTGTCTTCGCTTGGTCGGTATGGTGATGCAGAAAAGGCTCACCGCAAGGCCTTGGAACTGACCAATCCCGAGAATAAACCGGCAGTTGCAGAGCGTTTGAATAACCTGGGACTGGCAGCATTTTCACTGGGAAGGATGAGTGAGTCGCAGCGACTGCTGGAGGAGGCACTTGATCTGCGAAGAGCAGAACTACCCGAAAGTGCTGAGCTGGCCTCCTCACTTAATAACCTGGCTTTGGTACTGGCTGCTCAAGACCGGCGCGAGGAGGCAGAACCCCTCTATCGGGATGCCCTGGAATTGCGACGTTCTGTTCTTGGTGAAGAACATCCCTCTACCACATATTCAATGACCAATCTGGCAACATTGCTGGAACAAATGAATCGGCTTGAAGAAGCAGAAGCCGGTTACCGGGAAGCGTTACGTCTGCGTCGCATTATTTTCGATGATGATCACCCTGCAGTTGCCAGTGTACTCTACCAGATTGGCTGGCTGCAGTCTCGCCGCGGACAGCTTCCACAAGCCCGTCTTCATCTTGAAGAAGCTCTGGATATCCGCAGCCGGGTTCTCGGCCCTGATCATCCCTCCACAGCGGTGATACTGAATGCTGTTGCAGTTGTAGCACGAGACATGGGAGAGACGGAACAGGCCGAAGAGTGGTTGAGGCAGGCCTTGTCTATCTACCGTTCGGTTTTTGGTGAGTCTCACCACGATATCGCTTTGGTTATAGCCAATTTGGGTCAAACCATGCAGGTTAAAGGAAACTCTGAGGAAGCTGAACGCTTGCTGTTACAGGCATTGGAAATGAATCGTAGAGAACTTGGCAATGAGCATCGGCATGTTGCTGATAACCTTCGCAATTTAGCCGAGTTAGAGCTTGAAGAGGGCAATGCGGATCGGGCTGCCGAGTATGCGACTTCTGCTAAAGAAGTTCTGGATGCGCTAGATCTGGAAGAGGATCATCCGGACCGGCAATTGTTGGAAGATTTGGTACAGCAAATTCGGGAAGTTTGA
- a CDS encoding TrmH family RNA methyltransferase → MEFKEPSNNQLKKWRKLLQGKYRKQENQFLAEGLRCVDQIIQQKKVIVTEILVERNSEVIGALSIKDIPVYELGQSDFESVSDTETPQGVIAVCNTPAESDMEKLSKKEGLIVAFDAIQDPGNLGTMIRTSSWFEASGLLIGHGTVDPFHPKVVRSTAGATGAISYRKADLHSELLQLEESGWNISILDGSENAISLKSADKTGRDILVIGNEGNGVNPKLLQNRRAVKIPGNSNNVESLNAAIALSIALYQFSGK, encoded by the coding sequence ATGGAGTTCAAAGAGCCCTCGAACAATCAGCTAAAAAAATGGCGTAAACTGCTTCAGGGAAAATATCGAAAACAGGAAAATCAGTTTCTGGCCGAAGGATTACGCTGTGTAGACCAGATTATTCAGCAGAAAAAAGTGATCGTCACAGAGATCTTGGTTGAAAGAAATTCCGAAGTCATCGGTGCGCTTTCCATAAAAGATATCCCGGTTTATGAGTTGGGGCAAAGTGATTTTGAATCGGTATCGGACACAGAAACTCCGCAGGGTGTCATTGCAGTTTGTAATACACCTGCTGAATCTGATATGGAGAAATTATCAAAAAAAGAAGGTTTAATTGTAGCATTTGATGCTATTCAGGATCCCGGCAATTTGGGAACCATGATCCGGACCTCTTCGTGGTTTGAAGCGTCCGGCCTGTTGATAGGACACGGCACTGTTGACCCGTTTCACCCAAAAGTTGTACGAAGCACAGCCGGAGCCACCGGAGCTATATCGTATCGTAAAGCTGACTTACATTCAGAACTTCTGCAACTTGAAGAGAGCGGCTGGAATATTTCTATTCTGGACGGAAGTGAAAATGCTATTTCACTGAAATCTGCTGATAAAACGGGACGAGATATTCTGGTTATCGGTAATGAAGGAAATGGTGTAAATCCTAAACTTTTGCAAAACCGGCGAGCTGTTAAAATTCCCGGAAACAGTAATAACGTTGAAAGTTTAAATGCCGCAATCGCCTTGAGCATCGCACTTTACCAATTTTCGGGTAAATGA
- a CDS encoding PH domain-containing protein: MISKKFDKKEGEEILLRSNQHPSIFYGGLVFLIYNIAVTFSGEMNIAGVIFIVVGLIWAFVGFLKWTYKEYVLTNKRLAIISGYFYLQTEEYPLNKVDNVSLYQNWLDKLWDKGIVTLFGISIQTRRIKGLKSAERFKDAIHSQLSVDSEPYFSS, from the coding sequence ATGATTTCTAAAAAATTCGATAAGAAAGAAGGCGAAGAAATCTTGCTCAGAAGCAATCAACACCCGTCCATTTTTTATGGCGGCTTGGTGTTTTTGATCTATAATATCGCCGTGACTTTTTCAGGGGAGATGAATATAGCCGGAGTGATTTTTATTGTGGTCGGATTAATTTGGGCATTCGTGGGATTTTTGAAATGGACGTATAAAGAGTATGTCCTTACGAATAAGCGATTGGCCATTATTTCCGGGTATTTTTATCTGCAAACAGAGGAGTATCCGTTAAATAAAGTAGATAACGTTAGTTTGTATCAAAATTGGTTAGATAAACTTTGGGATAAAGGAATCGTTACACTTTTTGGAATTAGTATCCAAACAAGGAGAATCAAGGGACTTAAAAGCGCAGAAAGATTTAAGGATGCCATTCACAGCCAGCTTTCTGTTGATTCTGAACCTTATTTTTCGTCTTGA
- a CDS encoding aldehyde dehydrogenase family protein — MKDFLSSLGLKEENTGTSTGRNFIENKSAKAITSHTPSDGSEIAKVYETTKEDYEQVIKSSQEAFKTWQMMPAPQRGEIVRQIGLKLRKYKEPLGKLVSFEMGKIYQEGLGEVQEMIDICDFAVGQSRMLYGKTMHSERPQHRMYEQWHPLGPVGVISAFNFPVAVYSWNAMIAAICGNTVIWKGSEKTPLCGVAVQNIIAEVLEENDLPEGIFSLITGAREAGEWMTTDKRIPLISATGSIPMGKQVGQTVAARLGKTILELGGNNAIIISKEADLEMAIRAIVFGAVGTAGQRCTSTRRLIIHEDVYDQLKERLVNIYKSIKIGDPLDSDTLVGPLIDQDAVDMMQNALKKVEEEGGNVVCGGDVLENMEGHYVKPAICEVENHYEIVQHETFAPILYLIKYSELDEALELHNGVVQGLSSSMFTLNMREMERFLSHRGSDCGIANINIGTSGAEIGGAFGGEKETGGGRESGSDAWKAYMRRQTNTINWGDELPLAQGIEFDV, encoded by the coding sequence ATGAAAGATTTTTTGAGCTCGCTCGGATTAAAAGAAGAAAACACCGGTACATCAACCGGACGTAACTTTATTGAGAATAAGTCTGCCAAAGCCATAACCAGCCATACCCCGTCAGATGGGTCTGAAATTGCTAAGGTTTATGAAACCACAAAAGAGGATTACGAACAGGTAATCAAGTCTTCTCAGGAGGCGTTTAAAACCTGGCAAATGATGCCTGCTCCGCAGCGCGGTGAAATTGTGCGACAGATTGGACTGAAACTCCGTAAGTATAAAGAACCTCTTGGAAAACTTGTTTCTTTCGAGATGGGGAAAATTTACCAGGAAGGTCTGGGCGAAGTGCAGGAGATGATCGACATTTGTGACTTTGCTGTAGGACAATCCCGAATGCTTTACGGTAAGACGATGCATTCGGAGCGCCCTCAGCACAGGATGTATGAGCAGTGGCATCCGCTGGGTCCGGTTGGCGTTATTTCAGCATTTAACTTCCCGGTTGCAGTGTATAGCTGGAACGCAATGATTGCCGCTATTTGTGGAAATACAGTAATCTGGAAAGGATCGGAAAAAACACCACTTTGCGGTGTGGCTGTCCAGAATATTATTGCTGAAGTGTTGGAAGAAAATGATCTTCCTGAGGGAATTTTCAGTCTGATTACCGGTGCCCGTGAAGCCGGTGAGTGGATGACAACCGATAAACGAATTCCTTTGATATCTGCCACAGGATCAATACCGATGGGTAAACAGGTTGGTCAGACCGTTGCAGCCCGATTGGGTAAAACAATTCTCGAGCTTGGCGGAAATAATGCCATTATCATCAGTAAGGAGGCCGATCTTGAAATGGCTATCCGGGCTATTGTTTTTGGTGCGGTTGGTACTGCAGGACAGCGGTGTACAAGTACCCGGCGACTGATTATCCACGAAGATGTATATGATCAACTTAAAGAGCGACTTGTGAATATTTACAAGAGTATTAAAATCGGTGATCCTTTAGATTCGGATACGCTTGTAGGACCGCTGATCGATCAAGACGCTGTGGATATGATGCAAAACGCCCTTAAGAAAGTTGAAGAAGAGGGCGGTAATGTTGTCTGTGGCGGTGATGTTCTGGAGAATATGGAAGGCCACTACGTTAAGCCGGCCATTTGTGAAGTGGAAAATCACTACGAGATTGTTCAGCACGAAACATTTGCACCAATCCTCTACCTGATCAAATACAGTGAGCTGGACGAAGCTCTTGAACTCCACAATGGAGTTGTTCAGGGGCTCAGCTCTTCCATGTTTACTCTGAACATGCGCGAAATGGAGCGTTTTCTGAGTCATCGCGGATCAGACTGCGGAATTGCAAATATCAATATTGGTACAAGCGGTGCCGAAATTGGTGGTGCATTCGGTGGCGAGAAAGAGACAGGTGGCGGACGAGAATCCGGATCGGATGCCTGGAAAGCGTATATGCGACGTCAAACCAATACCATCAACTGGGGTGATGAACTGCCGCTTGCGCAGGGAATTGAGTTTGACGTGTAA
- a CDS encoding WbqC family protein: protein MKLAILQPTLIPDLHDLATMLAVDTIVYQDSEQWSRKGRTHRALIRTPEGTDYISVPVLTTDKKKPINEARIDHSRDWINPLLRALKFNYSNSVYYDFYEPEVRADIETGHNFEYLLDYSLFLRKRLFQFLELEIPAKIKFSSGMKEYSSDPDKLAKRMNAEIYYQEHDARHYQRQGKQRSDLNFSHPEYRQHFDGFEPWCCLYDLLFQYGPESFRIFDELV, encoded by the coding sequence ATGAAACTGGCCATTCTCCAGCCCACCCTGATCCCGGACCTTCATGACCTGGCCACTATGCTGGCAGTTGATACCATTGTCTATCAGGACAGCGAACAGTGGTCACGAAAAGGCCGAACCCACCGTGCACTCATTCGCACACCGGAGGGGACAGATTACATTTCTGTACCTGTTTTAACAACCGATAAAAAAAAGCCGATCAACGAGGCTCGAATTGATCACAGCAGAGACTGGATTAACCCGTTGCTGAGGGCGCTCAAGTTTAACTACAGCAATAGTGTTTATTACGATTTTTATGAGCCCGAAGTACGGGCCGATATTGAGACGGGACACAATTTCGAGTATTTACTCGACTACTCACTTTTCCTGAGGAAACGGCTTTTTCAATTTCTGGAGCTTGAAATCCCGGCCAAAATAAAATTCTCCAGTGGTATGAAAGAGTATTCATCCGATCCGGATAAATTGGCAAAGCGGATGAATGCAGAAATCTATTACCAGGAACATGACGCCCGTCATTATCAGCGGCAAGGCAAACAGCGAAGTGATTTGAATTTTTCACATCCTGAGTACCGGCAGCATTTCGACGGTTTTGAACCTTGGTGCTGTCTATACGATCTGTTGTTTCAGTACGGCCCGGAAAGTTTCAGAATATTTGATGAGCTTGTCTAA
- a CDS encoding NAD(P)/FAD-dependent oxidoreductase, with translation MKPKKIRSVAVIGGGAAGFFTAVNAALINPDLKITIFEKSREVLSKVRISGGGRCNVTHNCFDPERLSKHYPRGEKTLRWSFEQFQAKDTVDWFEDRGVKLKAEDDGRMFPISDNSQSIIDCLLNEAKKGGVRIRTKTKVEAVNPKAEGGFELSISKSSPEHFDAVVVATGGYNREKAYGWLKKLGHSINSPVPSLFTFNFREKVLTDLAGISVENAHVQIEQLPFEEAGPVLITHWGLSGPAVLKISAWAARDLHDLEYRFDVLVNWVYPDKEHAVREKLIKLRESNARKTVSKQDHFPFPNRLWDRFLELSGIKTDKRWADLSNKEIHDLTQTLFRSRYNIQGKTTYKEEFVTCGGVPLNEVNPDTLESKKIPGLFFVGEVLDIDGVTGGFNFQAAWTNGWLAANALGES, from the coding sequence ATGAAACCCAAAAAGATTCGATCAGTAGCGGTTATAGGCGGCGGAGCGGCAGGATTTTTTACAGCTGTAAATGCAGCCCTCATCAATCCCGATTTAAAGATTACCATATTTGAGAAATCGAGGGAGGTACTTTCTAAAGTTCGAATATCGGGTGGTGGAAGGTGTAACGTAACACACAACTGTTTTGACCCTGAACGATTATCGAAGCACTACCCCAGAGGTGAAAAAACATTACGCTGGAGCTTTGAACAGTTTCAGGCCAAAGACACAGTAGACTGGTTTGAAGATCGGGGTGTGAAATTGAAAGCTGAAGATGACGGGCGAATGTTTCCAATTTCGGATAACTCACAATCCATCATCGATTGTTTGTTGAATGAAGCGAAAAAGGGTGGTGTGCGTATCCGAACCAAAACAAAAGTGGAAGCCGTAAACCCGAAGGCAGAAGGGGGCTTTGAGCTATCGATCAGCAAGAGCAGTCCGGAGCATTTTGATGCCGTTGTGGTAGCAACCGGTGGCTATAATCGCGAGAAAGCATATGGATGGTTGAAGAAACTTGGACACTCCATCAACTCCCCGGTTCCCTCGCTTTTTACATTCAACTTTCGTGAGAAAGTATTGACCGATCTGGCCGGAATTTCTGTAGAAAATGCACATGTACAAATTGAGCAGTTACCATTCGAAGAGGCCGGCCCTGTTCTCATAACACACTGGGGTTTGAGCGGACCGGCCGTACTGAAAATTTCTGCCTGGGCTGCCCGGGATCTGCACGACCTGGAGTATCGGTTTGATGTACTGGTCAATTGGGTTTATCCGGACAAAGAGCACGCGGTACGTGAAAAATTGATCAAATTGCGCGAATCCAACGCCCGGAAAACCGTATCGAAACAGGATCACTTTCCATTTCCAAACAGATTGTGGGATCGGTTTCTGGAACTGTCCGGTATCAAAACGGATAAACGCTGGGCAGATCTTTCGAATAAAGAGATTCATGATTTGACTCAGACTCTGTTTCGTAGTCGCTATAATATTCAGGGTAAAACAACCTATAAAGAGGAGTTTGTGACCTGCGGTGGCGTCCCCTTAAACGAAGTAAACCCTGATACGCTGGAGAGTAAAAAAATTCCGGGCCTCTTTTTTGTCGGGGAGGTACTGGATATTGACGGAGTAACCGGTGGCTTTAATTTTCAGGCGGCATGGACAAACGGCTGGCTGGCAGCCAATGCGTTGGGGGAGTCTTGA
- a CDS encoding NAD(P)H-quinone oxidoreductase has protein sequence MKALLINNQSDEPVMEMGDYPTPKPGERELLVKVKSTALNRADLLQKRGKYPVPKGESSILGLEMSGVVESVGKGVGKFKKGDRVFGLLGGGGYAEYCTIHEEMAIQMPDFLSFEEAAAIPEVFLTAYQALIWLGELKDGETVLIHAGASGVGTAAIQLAKKLRKSQIAVTAGSKEKLNLCRSLGSALQINYKEEDFVEKIKQRFGESSVDLIVDFVGSPYWEKNISSLAIDGRLIYLSMLGGAKVEEMSLVPILRKRLTVRGSTLRNRSIEYKKQLTDEFWRNTKDYFENEELAPVISAIFDWKDVEKAHQMMNENRNAGKIVLTNM, from the coding sequence ATGAAAGCACTTCTGATAAATAATCAATCCGACGAACCGGTAATGGAGATGGGGGATTATCCAACTCCTAAACCCGGAGAGCGTGAACTGTTGGTAAAGGTAAAATCCACAGCACTGAATAGAGCTGATCTGCTTCAGAAAAGAGGGAAATATCCGGTTCCTAAGGGTGAATCGTCAATACTAGGATTGGAAATGTCCGGCGTTGTTGAGTCTGTGGGAAAAGGTGTCGGAAAGTTTAAAAAAGGAGATCGTGTGTTTGGTCTGCTTGGTGGTGGAGGATATGCCGAGTATTGTACGATTCATGAAGAGATGGCAATTCAGATGCCCGATTTTCTGTCGTTTGAAGAGGCTGCGGCCATCCCGGAGGTTTTTTTGACAGCCTACCAGGCGTTGATCTGGCTTGGAGAGTTGAAGGATGGGGAGACGGTTTTGATTCATGCAGGCGCGAGCGGAGTGGGTACGGCAGCGATCCAATTGGCTAAAAAATTGAGGAAATCTCAAATAGCGGTTACAGCCGGCAGTAAAGAGAAACTGAATCTTTGCCGGTCGTTGGGCTCTGCACTCCAGATAAATTACAAAGAGGAAGATTTTGTTGAAAAGATTAAACAGCGATTTGGCGAGAGCAGTGTGGATCTGATTGTCGATTTTGTGGGATCGCCCTATTGGGAGAAAAATATCAGCTCTCTGGCGATTGATGGCCGTTTGATTTATCTATCCATGTTGGGTGGGGCTAAGGTTGAAGAGATGAGTCTGGTGCCCATTTTAAGAAAAAGGCTGACTGTCCGCGGTTCAACTCTGCGCAATCGATCGATTGAGTATAAAAAACAACTGACAGATGAATTCTGGAGAAATACCAAGGATTATTTTGAAAATGAGGAACTCGCTCCTGTAATCAGTGCAATTTTTGATTGGAAAGATGTGGAAAAAGCTCACCAAATGATGAATGAGAATCGCAATGCAGGAAAGATTGTACTTACCAATATGTAG